In Lactuca sativa cultivar Salinas chromosome 5, Lsat_Salinas_v11, whole genome shotgun sequence, the DNA window ATGGCAAGGCCCCACTACTGGCTTCCTTGATTTTGCCTTCACTTCACCTAACAGGTTGTGCTACTTTGTTTCCTGTTTTCAGCCACAGCTTTCACTTTCAGTTAGCACGTAATAGCGTGAGTAGTTTATAGTAAATATTGTGCTAATCACTTGATAAATTATGATTTTATTATTTCAGAACTAAGAACATATGTGATGGTACGAATGATCTGAAATTAGGACCAATATGTGGGAGGCCAGTGGCTCTTAGCTTCAACTATAAAACGAGTGATCTTTATATCACCGATGCTTTTTTTGGTCTCCTTGTTGTGGGATTCAATGGTGGCCTTGCAACTCAACTTTCGGGTGGTTACAAGTACCTTTCTGGTATCGATGTGGAGTCATACACTGGAAACGTTTATTTGACTGATGCTAGTTTGACTTATGGCATAAGGTAAATTTTCTGAAAGCAAGTTCTATGGAATTTGTTTTCACTGTAACAATTCAACAATTGAGATTTTTTCTTTAAGTCGTTACATAAAACTTTGCAATCTACAAATCAATATACTGTTGACATAAATTGCATGTTGCGCAGAGACatgacaaaaccagggtttaagCCCGACTCAACTGGAAGGCTCTTGAAATACGATCCAAGAACTCAACGGGTAACCGTTTTGTTAACCGGGCTCTCAGGAGTTGGTGGTCCTTCGGTTAGTAGTGATAGAAAATATGTTTTAGTTCCAGAGTACATGAACAATCAAATCCAAAGGCACTGGCTACAGGGACCCAAAAAAGACACAAATGAGGTATTCCTAACCGATTGTGGGAGCCCAAAAAATATTAAAAGGGCTGCAAATGATGGAGAGTTTTGGGTGGCAGTAGAGAAACTGGTTCAACAGTCCCCGGTGTCGAGTGAACCTCATGGGTTAAGGGTTAATGGGTCTGCAACGGTTCTCCAAACCGTGCCCCTTCCCCAGTTCTTGAACATGGCTCATAATGTGGTTCAGGAGAGCAATGATGCACTATATGTGGGTTCGAGTCACTCTGATTTTGTTGGTGTTTACACTAATTAACTAGAGTCTTGTTTGCTACTTACTACTTCATGAGTGGCAAGAACTCATAGTACTATTTTATATGGTGATGTGATATGGATGTGTATGTTTTCAAATAACTAGCAATAGTTACAATTGCTAGATTCATAGAATAAAAATGCATATTTCTTCCAAACTCGTTGAAAATAAATAACCATTATTATTTGGTATGTATAACAAATGGATGGATTCTTCCGAATTAATAAACGTGCAACGATA includes these proteins:
- the LOC111897533 gene encoding protein STRICTOSIDINE SYNTHASE-LIKE 11 translates to MYISEELKANCIAIDKKINECLYFIYMVAMKTNCSLLLVDLIVWFLLLGNVLSNDYTTFKKLVLPPSVTGPESAVFDRGGEGPYVAVADGRILKWQGPTTGFLDFAFTSPNRTKNICDGTNDLKLGPICGRPVALSFNYKTSDLYITDAFFGLLVVGFNGGLATQLSGGYKYLSGIDVESYTGNVYLTDASLTYGIRDMTKPGFKPDSTGRLLKYDPRTQRVTVLLTGLSGVGGPSVSSDRKYVLVPEYMNNQIQRHWLQGPKKDTNEVFLTDCGSPKNIKRAANDGEFWVAVEKLVQQSPVSSEPHGLRVNGSATVLQTVPLPQFLNMAHNVVQESNDALYVGSSHSDFVGVYTN